Proteins encoded by one window of Bradyrhizobium sp. B097:
- a CDS encoding cupin domain-containing protein gives MFRKLLLGLTVIAFAGAGAAFAQQSGIKRTPLQKVDFPAGYNTVTAIAEVPAGGASGRHSHPGAETGYVLEGELELVIDGKPPLKLKAGDSYQIPEGAVHDAKTSGDKPLKVLGVYVVKAGEPLAKPAP, from the coding sequence ATGTTCAGGAAATTGCTGCTTGGTCTCACCGTGATTGCCTTTGCCGGTGCCGGCGCTGCCTTTGCGCAGCAGAGCGGCATCAAGCGGACGCCGCTGCAGAAGGTCGATTTCCCGGCGGGCTACAACACGGTCACGGCGATTGCCGAGGTTCCGGCCGGGGGTGCGTCGGGTCGTCACAGCCATCCCGGCGCTGAAACCGGCTATGTGCTCGAGGGCGAGCTGGAACTTGTGATCGACGGCAAGCCACCGTTGAAGCTGAAGGCAGGCGATTCCTACCAGATCCCGGAAGGTGCGGTGCACGATGCCAAAACTTCCGGCGACAAACCGCTCAAGGTGCTAGGGGTCTACGTGGTCAAGGCCGGCGAGCCGTTGGCGAAACCAGCGCCGTAG